One window of the Mycobacterium xenopi genome contains the following:
- a CDS encoding sulfotransferase family protein, which produces MTTILFVLGMARSGTSAMTRVLALSGAALPPGMIGAAKANPRGFWEPRQASYLNDKILRRHHSRSADPTLRLHEKAAEKRDISEIHAYLAALQQADLYVIKDLQITPIAGMWFEAARMTGYNPAAVIAVRHPDEVMKSVTAMMPIVKPELAAALWLKNSLLAERYTRGLPRVFMEYGNLLHDWRREVARISKALNIDLNPNEVAIDEFLAADECHQQADGSACPEPFGADWLTTTYRNLHRAAASETWSQDELDRVFCDYRVNEQRLGTALENYQQVTRAQRFIPRKLVLEIAALLHRRKGTWA; this is translated from the coding sequence ATGACAACAATATTGTTCGTGCTGGGAATGGCCCGATCCGGCACGTCCGCAATGACACGCGTCCTCGCACTGTCCGGAGCCGCGCTTCCGCCTGGAATGATAGGCGCTGCGAAAGCTAACCCGCGAGGCTTTTGGGAGCCACGTCAAGCCAGCTACCTCAACGACAAGATTCTCCGTCGCCACCACAGCAGATCTGCCGACCCCACCTTGCGCCTGCACGAGAAAGCTGCCGAGAAACGAGACATTTCCGAGATCCACGCTTATCTTGCGGCACTGCAGCAAGCGGACCTCTACGTTATAAAAGACCTTCAGATTACGCCCATAGCTGGAATGTGGTTCGAAGCCGCGCGCATGACGGGGTACAACCCTGCCGCCGTGATCGCGGTACGCCACCCCGACGAAGTTATGAAGTCCGTCACAGCGATGATGCCGATCGTCAAACCAGAACTCGCGGCCGCACTGTGGTTGAAGAACAGTTTGCTCGCTGAGCGCTACACACGCGGGCTGCCGCGCGTATTCATGGAATACGGCAATCTCCTTCATGATTGGCGCAGGGAGGTCGCACGGATATCAAAGGCTTTAAACATCGATCTCAACCCCAACGAGGTCGCGATCGATGAATTTCTCGCAGCTGACGAATGCCACCAGCAGGCCGACGGATCAGCATGCCCTGAGCCGTTTGGCGCCGACTGGCTGACCACCACCTACCGCAATCTGCACCGCGCCGCAGCTAGCGAAACTTGGAGCCAAGACGAGTTGGATCGCGTGTTCTGCGACTACCGGGTGAACGAACAGCGGTTGGGAACGGCACTCGAAAACTATCAGCAGGTCACCCGCGCGCAGCGCTTCATTCCAAGGAAGCTCGTCCTCGAAATCGCCGCCCTCCTCCACCGACGCAAGGGCACCTGGGCCTGA
- a CDS encoding TylF/MycF/NovP-related O-methyltransferase yields MATWRSVRTRLARWGVRVPGHASYRVLRTLLPDAYASDGLISIHRHAFVDDPEFQRAYQRGVQALGGQDFYRWQWRVHIGLWAASNASRLDGDFVECGVSYGFLSSAVMEFLDWDRLGKMFYLLDTFTGLDPRFLTAAEQGTRALKKSKRWLRYGFYASSADSVRANFAQWRNQRIIVGAVPETLGQVDARTVAFLHLDMNCAAPEVDALRFFWPRFSPGAFVLLDDYAFGGADEQRRAMDCVARELGVPICALPTGQGLLIKPAR; encoded by the coding sequence ATGGCAACCTGGCGGTCGGTCAGGACGCGACTCGCGCGGTGGGGGGTACGCGTACCTGGGCACGCCTCATACCGGGTTCTGCGCACTTTGCTGCCTGACGCCTACGCCAGCGACGGATTGATTAGCATCCACCGCCACGCATTTGTCGACGACCCCGAATTCCAACGCGCCTATCAGCGTGGCGTGCAAGCGCTCGGTGGTCAGGACTTCTACCGTTGGCAATGGCGCGTGCACATCGGGCTATGGGCAGCAAGTAATGCCAGTCGGCTTGACGGTGATTTCGTCGAGTGCGGTGTCAGTTATGGATTTTTGAGCAGTGCAGTGATGGAGTTCCTCGACTGGGATCGGTTGGGTAAGATGTTTTATCTGCTCGACACCTTCACCGGACTCGACCCGCGCTTCCTGACAGCCGCCGAGCAAGGTACTAGGGCACTGAAGAAGAGCAAACGATGGCTACGCTACGGGTTCTATGCGAGCTCTGCAGACAGCGTTCGGGCCAACTTCGCGCAGTGGCGTAATCAGCGCATCATCGTGGGCGCGGTCCCAGAAACGCTCGGTCAGGTCGACGCGCGCACCGTGGCTTTCCTGCATCTCGACATGAATTGTGCTGCGCCAGAGGTCGACGCCCTGCGCTTTTTTTGGCCGCGATTCTCCCCTGGAGCTTTTGTCCTGCTGGACGACTACGCCTTCGGCGGAGCCGACGAACAACGCCGTGCTATGGATTGCGTGGCACGCGAACTGGGCGTTCCGATCTGCGCATTGCCCACGGGCCAGGGCCTACTTATCAAACCGGCACGATAA
- a CDS encoding wax ester/triacylglycerol synthase domain-containing protein, translating to MDNVLDPLDQLTFDAERVTGVASIPHPFWIYNRPVDVDGLRKFHHHLQRGWLNRRIEPSPLRFGRHRWVLDDNPSDIEIVATPRPRAELDAWLEEQAATPIDAERGPGWHLAMLPFTDGGAAVSLTVSHCLADGLGLLEAMGDAADARDAPICWPHAGSRRRWQAVREDVRQCVRDMPALGRAAFAALRLARHARHQARAAPSTTPLRLPTNAHEPLAPPTATAFVAADEWESRAQALGGTSNALLAGLAAHLAQRLGRVTADGSVLIKMPVNERTAGDTRANAVSHLTVTIDPASATNDLREIRAAVRQALTSHHEARDDERAVMSFVPLLGLLPKRFVRLVDNAVVSSNLGVVNQAAIRPDGTHADLFAARLSYRGVTRELMHRLGGALYLLSGTAQGQIFLSVSVYQPGYANSNVALRQDLLGALNDFSLTGSYIGTTPLTHRLRSGTQVGQTTKDYRC from the coding sequence ATGGACAATGTGCTCGACCCGCTCGACCAGCTCACTTTCGACGCCGAGCGCGTAACGGGCGTGGCTTCGATACCACATCCGTTCTGGATATACAACCGCCCCGTCGACGTCGATGGCCTGCGGAAATTTCATCACCACCTTCAACGAGGATGGTTAAACCGCCGCATCGAACCGTCACCCCTGCGATTTGGCCGACACCGCTGGGTATTAGACGACAATCCGTCCGACATCGAGATCGTCGCGACGCCTCGCCCGCGTGCAGAACTAGACGCCTGGCTCGAGGAGCAGGCCGCGACTCCCATCGATGCCGAGCGCGGACCCGGGTGGCATCTTGCCATGCTGCCGTTCACCGACGGCGGCGCGGCGGTGAGCTTAACCGTTTCACATTGCCTTGCCGACGGTCTCGGGTTATTGGAAGCGATGGGGGATGCGGCCGATGCTCGCGACGCCCCGATCTGCTGGCCCCATGCCGGGTCGCGCCGACGGTGGCAGGCCGTACGCGAGGACGTCCGTCAATGCGTACGCGACATGCCTGCCCTCGGACGTGCCGCTTTCGCGGCGTTGCGTCTGGCCCGGCATGCCCGCCATCAGGCCCGAGCCGCACCATCTACCACACCACTTAGGCTGCCGACCAATGCTCACGAACCCCTAGCGCCGCCGACGGCGACAGCCTTCGTCGCTGCTGACGAGTGGGAGAGCCGAGCACAGGCACTGGGAGGGACCAGCAACGCACTGCTTGCGGGGCTGGCGGCCCATCTGGCCCAGCGATTGGGACGCGTCACAGCCGACGGTTCGGTCCTCATCAAGATGCCGGTCAATGAGCGCACAGCCGGTGACACACGCGCCAATGCGGTTAGCCATCTAACCGTCACAATCGACCCTGCTTCCGCGACAAACGATTTGCGTGAGATTAGGGCTGCGGTCAGACAAGCGCTGACCAGCCACCATGAGGCCCGCGATGACGAGCGGGCAGTGATGTCCTTCGTTCCACTGTTGGGCCTGTTGCCCAAACGGTTCGTCAGGCTCGTCGACAATGCCGTCGTGTCATCCAACCTCGGCGTGGTCAACCAGGCGGCTATTCGGCCAGACGGCACGCACGCCGACCTCTTCGCCGCGAGGCTTTCCTACCGGGGTGTCACCAGGGAGTTGATGCATCGTTTGGGCGGAGCCCTGTACTTATTGTCGGGGACTGCACAAGGGCAGATCTTCCTCTCGGTAAGTGTATATCAGCCAGGCTATGCCAACTCGAACGTCGCTCTGCGACAAGACCTTTTGGGTGCACTAAATGACTTTTCACTCACTGGTAGCTATATCGGTACGACTCCTCTTACGCATCGGTTGCGATCGGGTACTCAAGTCGGTCAAACCACAAAGGACTACCGTTGCTGA
- a CDS encoding GAP family protein — protein sequence MVVLLALNPVLFGLILLLISRPRPVQNLIVCWIGCLITNIPALLVPLLMLHVMPVFRSTAQHLATAGPNSTTRHVQLGMGVLALSISTLIIARSKARRRERVPTPVGEAPTGIPNPTPPALVAQPQRSHQDKSATRRTALRRLVDYLNNAWENGSLWVSLVAGMTFLPGPVVVLLVDTTIVATGAPIGTQIVVVIAFVIGMFTVFEITLVGYLLAPAKTQALLRPLHEWALAHRPLILAGITAVVGVSLLARGAGIT from the coding sequence ATGGTGGTGCTGTTGGCACTGAATCCCGTGCTTTTTGGCCTCATCCTTCTTTTGATCTCCCGGCCTCGACCAGTGCAAAACCTAATCGTTTGCTGGATCGGTTGTTTAATTACGAACATTCCCGCGCTATTAGTTCCGCTGTTGATGCTGCACGTTATGCCAGTGTTCAGATCTACTGCGCAACATTTGGCCACCGCGGGCCCCAACTCCACCACTCGTCATGTTCAACTCGGCATGGGTGTACTTGCGTTATCGATATCCACGCTGATCATCGCCCGCTCCAAGGCGCGTCGGCGCGAACGTGTGCCCACCCCGGTTGGTGAGGCCCCGACCGGGATACCTAATCCGACTCCACCAGCCCTCGTCGCGCAGCCGCAGCGCTCACACCAAGACAAGTCGGCAACGCGCCGAACCGCACTCCGGCGCCTAGTCGACTACTTGAATAACGCATGGGAAAACGGATCGTTGTGGGTCTCGCTGGTGGCCGGCATGACGTTCTTGCCAGGGCCTGTCGTAGTGCTACTCGTCGACACCACCATCGTGGCCACAGGGGCCCCGATCGGCACGCAAATCGTCGTTGTCATCGCGTTCGTCATCGGAATGTTTACAGTATTCGAAATCACGCTCGTTGGTTACCTCCTCGCGCCAGCGAAAACCCAAGCACTGCTGCGGCCACTGCACGAATGGGCGCTGGCGCATCGTCCCCTGATTCTGGCAGGCATCACTGCAGTCGTGGGGGTATCGCTGTTGGCCAGGGGCGCAGGCATCACCTGA
- a CDS encoding GAP family protein, whose translation MWSAVLALGLLAGLDPMRFGITLLVISRSRPVQNLLIYWLGCLSAFIPTVAVPLTLLHLIPTLKTYVHSWATDPTVRLIQFCVGLLVLSVAGLMTARLCKRRRAHLSAPTDNSSALADTHEPTPISLLLSRAQDAAVEGGSVIRRVFRRAYDAWESGSLWVALLIGIAFGGVAPELALIALTLVVASGAAIGAQVVAAILFVVGVLAVVEVALVSYLVAPAKTEALLRPLQSWALIHRQHLVIGILTVGGISLMASVIRSS comes from the coding sequence ATGTGGAGCGCGGTGCTGGCGCTAGGACTTCTAGCGGGGCTGGATCCGATGCGTTTCGGCATCACCCTATTGGTGATCTCCCGATCACGGCCCGTGCAAAACCTTTTGATCTACTGGCTCGGCTGCCTGAGTGCGTTCATTCCCACGGTGGCGGTGCCGTTGACGCTGCTACACCTCATACCAACGCTCAAGACTTATGTGCATAGTTGGGCAACGGACCCCACGGTCCGACTTATCCAATTCTGCGTGGGTTTACTGGTGCTATCTGTAGCCGGGCTAATGACAGCCCGCCTCTGTAAGCGTCGGCGTGCGCACCTGTCGGCGCCAACCGACAACAGCTCGGCCTTGGCGGACACGCATGAGCCAACCCCTATTTCGCTGCTGCTAAGCCGCGCGCAAGATGCGGCCGTTGAGGGCGGGTCTGTCATCCGCCGGGTATTCCGCCGCGCCTACGATGCATGGGAAAGCGGAAGTTTGTGGGTTGCGCTGTTGATCGGCATAGCATTTGGCGGAGTAGCACCTGAGCTGGCTCTCATCGCACTTACTCTCGTTGTCGCCTCGGGAGCGGCGATCGGCGCGCAGGTCGTCGCAGCTATCTTGTTTGTCGTCGGAGTACTAGCGGTTGTAGAGGTTGCCCTGGTCAGCTACCTGGTCGCACCGGCGAAGACAGAAGCCTTACTGCGACCACTGCAGAGCTGGGCTCTGATCCACCGTCAGCACCTCGTTATCGGCATTCTCACAGTGGGAGGAATTTCCTTGATGGCCAGCGTCATCCGAAGCAGCTGA
- a CDS encoding glycosyltransferase, producing MKFVLASYGTRGDVEPCLAVGRELLRRGHEVCTAVPPDLVGFAEAAGLAAVPYGLDMQEPWEATRNFWTFFFHNFWRIRHLTRIWREGWELFTQCWEMTSTTLVSLADGADVLVTGPSFENAAANVAEYYDIPLATLHYFPLRANGQLLPFLPEPLGRAAMRVYEWLAWRRVKTLEDAQRRDLGLPKTTGPASRRIAERGSLEIQAYDEICFPGLAAEWAKFDGRRPFVGALTIEFPAKEDDEVASWIAAGTPPIFFGFGSTLVDSPADTLAMISAACAHLGERALVCAGWSDFSDVGESEHVKVVVEINYATAFPACRAVVHHGGLGTTAAGLRAGVPTLILWMLPDQPIWGARVKRLKVGTARRFSSTTCETLVADLRTILAPECVARAREIARHITKSGQSAVTAADLLEDFARLRHVG from the coding sequence ATGAAATTTGTGCTGGCAAGCTACGGAACTCGCGGCGACGTCGAGCCCTGCCTCGCTGTCGGCCGTGAGCTGCTGCGCCGAGGGCACGAAGTGTGCACGGCCGTCCCGCCAGACCTGGTTGGCTTCGCCGAGGCGGCCGGGCTCGCAGCAGTCCCCTATGGCCTGGATATGCAAGAACCGTGGGAGGCGACGCGCAACTTCTGGACGTTCTTCTTCCACAACTTCTGGCGGATTCGGCACCTGACGAGGATCTGGCGTGAAGGCTGGGAGCTGTTCACCCAGTGCTGGGAAATGACGAGCACAACGCTGGTGTCGCTGGCCGACGGGGCAGACGTGCTAGTCACCGGCCCCAGTTTCGAGAACGCCGCGGCAAATGTCGCAGAGTATTACGACATTCCGTTAGCCACACTGCATTACTTCCCGCTGCGGGCCAACGGTCAGCTCCTGCCGTTCCTGCCAGAGCCGCTGGGCCGCGCCGCCATGAGAGTATACGAGTGGCTAGCTTGGCGCAGGGTGAAGACGCTCGAGGACGCCCAGCGTCGCGACTTAGGCCTGCCGAAGACCACAGGGCCCGCGTCGCGGCGTATCGCCGAACGCGGATCACTCGAGATTCAGGCCTACGACGAGATTTGTTTTCCCGGGCTCGCAGCTGAGTGGGCGAAATTCGATGGCCGGCGGCCTTTTGTTGGCGCACTGACGATAGAGTTCCCGGCGAAGGAAGATGACGAAGTCGCTTCGTGGATTGCAGCGGGAACACCGCCAATTTTCTTCGGCTTTGGCAGCACGCTGGTCGACTCTCCCGCCGACACACTGGCGATGATCAGCGCAGCCTGTGCGCATTTGGGGGAGCGAGCATTGGTATGCGCGGGATGGAGTGATTTTAGCGATGTTGGGGAGTCCGAGCACGTCAAGGTGGTCGTCGAGATTAATTACGCAACGGCTTTTCCTGCCTGCCGAGCGGTCGTGCACCACGGTGGCTTGGGCACCACGGCCGCGGGCCTGCGTGCGGGAGTCCCCACGCTGATTCTTTGGATGTTGCCCGACCAGCCGATCTGGGGTGCTCGGGTCAAACGGCTGAAGGTGGGCACCGCTCGGCGCTTTTCGAGCACTACCTGCGAAACTCTGGTGGCCGACCTGCGCACTATCCTCGCCCCGGAATGCGTTGCCCGGGCCCGCGAGATCGCCCGTCATATAACGAAATCCGGCCAAAGCGCTGTTACCGCTGCCGATCTCCTGGAAGATTTCGCCCGGCTCAGGCATGTTGGCTGA
- a CDS encoding glycosyltransferase: protein MKCVLASYGTRGDVEPCVAVGRELLRRGHDVRLAVPPDLVGFAESAGLVAVAYGPDTRQWWGAHRDFWTGLLRNFWQIRDLIRLWRQIGESVIQHWENVTTTLRLLADGADLLVTFLNFEQPAVNVAEYYKIPLATLHIAPVRPNGQILPLLPPWLGRYALRAYEWLVWRGVKRFDDAQRRQLGLPQATRSAPRRITERGSLEIQAYEQIWFPGLAAEWSKFQGQRPFVGALTLELPTDADEEVASWIAAGTPPICFSFGSTPVESPDDTLAMISAVCTQLGERALVCSGWSDFGRVSHSKSVKVVDTMNYAATFPGCRAIVHHGGMGTTAAALRAGVPMLILWTAPDQAIWATRVKHLRVGLGRRLSSANRESLVKDLRRVLRPDYAARARALATQTTKPAESVTNAADLLENLVHPRRVR from the coding sequence ATGAAATGTGTGCTGGCGAGCTATGGCACACGCGGCGATGTGGAGCCCTGCGTCGCTGTCGGTCGTGAACTGCTGCGCCGCGGTCACGATGTGCGACTGGCAGTCCCGCCTGACTTGGTGGGCTTCGCCGAGTCGGCCGGACTTGTGGCAGTCGCATACGGGCCGGACACGCGGCAGTGGTGGGGGGCACACCGCGACTTCTGGACCGGTTTGCTGCGCAACTTTTGGCAGATTCGAGATTTGATCCGGTTATGGCGCCAAATCGGGGAGTCCGTCATCCAGCACTGGGAAAACGTCACTACGACGCTGCGCTTACTGGCCGATGGGGCTGATTTGCTAGTCACTTTTCTCAACTTCGAGCAACCCGCCGTCAATGTCGCTGAGTACTACAAAATTCCGCTCGCCACACTGCATATTGCTCCTGTCCGACCCAACGGCCAAATCCTGCCATTATTGCCGCCGTGGTTGGGCCGTTACGCGCTGAGAGCTTACGAGTGGCTGGTTTGGCGCGGGGTAAAGCGGTTCGATGACGCGCAGCGCCGTCAGCTGGGCCTGCCCCAGGCAACGCGCTCCGCCCCGCGACGCATCACCGAACGCGGATCACTGGAAATTCAGGCCTATGAGCAAATTTGGTTTCCCGGGCTGGCAGCCGAATGGTCAAAATTTCAGGGGCAACGGCCATTTGTCGGCGCGTTGACGCTCGAGTTGCCCACGGATGCCGACGAGGAGGTCGCCTCATGGATCGCGGCGGGAACACCGCCGATTTGCTTTAGCTTTGGCAGCACACCTGTCGAATCACCCGACGACACCCTCGCCATGATCAGCGCGGTCTGCACGCAGTTGGGCGAGCGGGCATTGGTCTGCTCAGGCTGGAGTGACTTCGGCAGAGTTTCTCATTCCAAAAGCGTCAAGGTGGTGGACACGATGAACTACGCCGCCACATTTCCGGGCTGTCGCGCCATCGTGCACCACGGTGGCATGGGCACTACGGCCGCGGCACTGCGCGCGGGGGTGCCCATGCTGATCCTGTGGACAGCGCCCGATCAGGCGATCTGGGCAACCCGGGTCAAACACCTAAGGGTGGGCCTTGGACGGCGGCTCTCGTCCGCTAACCGGGAGTCACTGGTCAAAGATCTGCGCCGAGTCCTACGACCAGACTATGCCGCCCGAGCCCGCGCGCTCGCGACGCAGACAACTAAGCCCGCCGAAAGCGTCACCAATGCAGCCGACCTGCTGGAGAATCTTGTTCACCCAAGGCGTGTTCGGTAA